In Erigeron canadensis isolate Cc75 chromosome 6, C_canadensis_v1, whole genome shotgun sequence, the following are encoded in one genomic region:
- the LOC122602818 gene encoding cationic amino acid transporter 2, vacuolar-like, with product MGYVVESKQGNGNGDGGIMKSGFRSLVRRKRVDSIHSKSSDSGHHQLAKELSVLHLIAIGVGSTIGAGVYILVGTVAREHSGPALAFSFLIAGIAAALSAFCYAELASRCPSAGSAYHYSYICVGEGLAWIIGWALILEYTIGGSAVARGISPNLALLFGGPDSLPAFLSRHTIPGLGIVVDPCAAILVFIVTGLLCVGIKESTFVQSVVTVANICAMIFVITAGGYLAFKSGWTGYKLSEGYFPFGVDGMLAGASTVFFSYIGFDSVASTAEEVKNPQRDLPLGIGAALSICCMLYMLVSAVIVGLVPYYAMDPDTPISSAFASNGIQWAAYIVTIGAVTALCSTLMGSLLPQPRILMAMARDGLLPSFFSEVNKRTQVPVKSTILTGVIAATLAFAMDVEQLAGMVSVGTLLAFTMVAISVLILRYVPPDEVPLPSSLQAAIDSVSLRYSNTITTEEIDVEISKGQTGVSGEKNKLLGEASAEYPLIAKVAAQAIFNEKHRRNIAGWTIMLTCAGALILTYSASNLGIPSYFRLTLCGIGGVLLLFGLGVLSIIEQDDARHNFGHAGGFICPFVPLLPILSILINTYLLLNLGADTWMRVSVWLLIGVFVYVIYGRHHSSLQHAVYVPASHVDEIYQSSAESLPSQ from the exons ATGGGTTATGTTGTGGAATCAAAACAGGGGAATGGAAATGGGGATGGTGGAATAATGAAATCAGGGTTTAGAAGTTTGGTAAGAAGGAAAAGAGTTGATTCTATACATTCTAAGTCTTCAGATTCAGGGCATCATCAATTGGCTAAAGAGTTATCTGTGCTTCATCTTATTGCCATAg GTGTTGGCTCAACTATAGGAGCTGGTGTTTACATTCTTGTGGGTACGGTTGCTCGAGAGCATTCTGGTCCTGCTCTGGCCTTTTCTTTCCTAATAGCTGGAATAGCAGCTGCTCTTTCTGCCTTTTGCTATGCTGAGTTGGCAAGTCGCTGCCCTTCAGCCGGAAGTGCCTATCATTATTCTTACATATGTGTTGGTGAAGG TCTTGCTTGGATAATCGGATGGGCTCTAATTCTGGAATATACAATTGGTGGATCCGCCGTCGCTCGTGGCATTTCCCCAAATCTG GCATTGCTTTTTGGAGGCCCAGATAGTCTTCCAGCTTTTCTGTCTCGACATACTATTCCTGGGCTTGGTATTGTGGTTGACCCGTGTGCAGCCATTTTAGTGTTTATTGTTACCGGGCTATTATGTGTGGGAATCAAGGAG AGTACTTTTGTACAATCAGTTGTCACAGTTGCAAACATATGTGCCATGATTTTTGTGATTACAGCTGGTGGATATCTCGCTTTCAAAAGCGGATGGACTGGCTATAAACTTTCTGAAGG ATACTTCCCATTTGGAGTAGATGGGATGCTTGCTGGGGCTTCCACAGTCTTTTTTTCATACATAGGGTTTGATTCAGTTGCCAGTACGGCAGAAGAAGTAAAGAATCCTCAAAGGGATTTGCCTTTGGGTATTGGAGCTGCACTATCCATTTGCTGCATGTTATACATGTTGGTTTCTGCTGTCATCGTTGGTCTAGTACCTTATTATGCAATGGATCCCGACACCCCTATCTCTTCCGCATTTGCTAGTAATGGTATCCAATGGGCGGC GTATATTGTAACTATTGGAGCTGTAACTGCACTCTGCTCAACATTGATGGGTTCACTTTTGCCTCAG CCACGAATCCTGATGGCAATGGCTAGAGATGGTTTGCTCCCATCATTTTTTTCAGAAGTAAATAAACGCACCCAAGTTCCTGTTAAGAGCACAATTCTGACTGGTGTGATTGCTGCAACCCTGGCATTTGCCATGGATGTCGAGCAGTTGGCAGGGATG GTCAGTGTGGGTACGCTTCTTGCATTCACCATGGTTGCAATTTCAGTGCTGATACTTCGGTATGTCCCTCCGGATGAGGTCCCACTTCCATCTTCACTTCAAGCAGCAATAGATTCGGTTTCTTTGCGTTATTCTAATACTATTACTACCGAAGAAATTGATGTTGAGATCAGCAAGGGACAAACTGGCGTTTCTGGGGAGAAAAACAAACTTTTAGGAGAGGCATCAGCCGAATATCCTCTAATTGCTAAAGTAGCAGCTCAAG CCATATTTAATGAGAAACATAGAAGAAACATAGCAGGGTGGACTATAATGCTTACTTGTGCTGGAGCACTAATTCTTACATATTCAGCCTCAAATCTTGGTATTCCTAG TTATTTTCGGTTGACACTATGTGGAATTGGTGGCGTTCTTCTACTGTTTGGTCTAGGTGTGCTTAGCATTATAGAGCAGGATGATGCGAGACATAACTTTGGGCATGCAGGCG GTTTCATATGCCCGTTTGTTCCTCTCCTACCTATCCTTTCTATCCTCATCAATACTTATTTGCTGCTAAACCTTGG GGCGGATACATGGATGCGAGTATCAGTATGGCTGCTGATAGGAGTGTTTGTATATGTGATCTATGGGCGTCACCACAGCTCACTACAACATGCAGTTTATGTGCCTGCATCTCATGTGGATGAAATTTACCAGAGCAGTGCGGAATCATTGCCTTCTCAGTAG
- the LOC122604049 gene encoding replication factor C subunit 3 yields the protein MLWVDKYRPKTLDKVIVHQDIALNLKKLVTEQDCPHLLFYGPPGSGKKTLIMALLRQMFGASAEKVKVENKNWKVDAGSRTIELELTTLSSTHHVELNPSDAGFQDRYIVQEIIKEMAKNRPIDAKGKKGFKVLVLNEVDKLSREAQHSLRRTMEKYSASCRLILCCDSSSKVTEAVRSRCLNVRINAPKEDQIVKVLEFIGKKEGLQLPPGFAARIAEKSGRSLRRAILSFETCRVQQYPFTNNQVIPPMDWEEYVSEIASDIMKEQSPKKLFQVRGKLYELLVNCIPPEVILKRLLSELLKKLDDEVKLEVCHWAAYYEHRMRLGQKAIFHIEAFVAKFMSIYKSFIIATFG from the exons ATGCTGTGGGTAGACAAGTACAGACCAAAAACCCTAGACAAGGTTATCGTTCACCAAGATATTGCTCTCAATCTCAAAAAATTG GTGACTGAGCAAGATTGCCCGCATTTATTGTTCTATGGCCCACCTGGTTCCGGcaagaaaaccctaatcatGGCCCTTCTTAGACAGATGTTTGGGGCTAGCGCTGAAAAg GTTAAAGTGGAGAATAAAAACTGGAAAGTTGAT GCTGGAAGTAGGACTATTGAATTGGAACTCACTACACTATCGAGTACTCACCATGTGGAGTTAAACCCTAGTGACGCGGGGTTCCAGGATCGGTACATTGTTCAAGAGATTATCAAAGAGATGGCAAAGAATAGACCAATTGACGCTAAAGGAAAAAAGGGTTTCAAAG TATTGGTGCTCAATGAGGTTGATAAACTTTCAAGAGAAGCACAACACTCTTTGAGGAGAACAATGGAGAAGTACAGCGCCTCATGTCGTTTGATTCTATGCTGTGACAGTTCATCAAAGGTAACTGAAGCAGTGCGCTCTCGTTGTCTCAATGTCAGAATAAATGCACCAAAAGAAGACCAG ATTGTTAAAGTTCTGGAGTTTATTGGCAAGAAAGAGGGATTACAACTCCCTCCTGGATTTGCTGCTCGAATAGCTGAAAAATCAGGTCGGAGTTTAAGGAGAGCAATTTTGTCATTCGAGACTTGTCGTGTACAACA GTACCCTTTTACCAATAATCAAGTGATTCCCCCAATGGACTGGGAGGAATATGTATCTGAGATAGCATCTGACATTATGAAAGAGCAGAGCCCCAAAAA GTTGTTCCAGGTTCGAGGAAAGTTGTATGAATTACTTGTCAATTGTATTCCTCCTGAAGTTATATTGAAG AGGTTGCTTTCTGAATTGCTGAAAAAACTAGATGATGAAGTGAAGCTAGAGGTTTGTCATTGGGCTGCATATTAT GAACATAGGATGCGTCTTGGACAGAAAGCCATTTTCCACATTGAAG CATTTGTCGCCAAGTTCATGAGCATTTACAAAAGCTTCATAATAGCAACGTTCGGCTGA
- the LOC122603169 gene encoding polyribonucleotide nucleotidyltransferase 1, chloroplastic has product MLAISSSFHGGRPLPHSTFHNNRHNKSTSVSSNFLTSAITRSNNNNNNKLNNSIRFNVRALIRESDSATSSPSFPNRHTVKIPVGDRYITVETGQIGRQASGSVIVRDGETIIYTSVCMSDVPSEPSDFFPMSVNYQERFSAAGRTSGGFFKREGRTKDHEVLICRLIDRPLRPTMLKGFYHETQILSWVLSYDGLHPPDSLAVTAAGIAVALSEVPNTNTIAGVRIGLIGDKFIVNPTTLEMEDSKLDLLMAGSERGILMIEGYCDFLPEEKLIQAIEVGQDAVRAICKEVDNLVKKCGKPKMLDSIKLPPPELYKHVEEIAGDELVKVLQLKSKVPRRKALSLLEEKVLSILTEEGYVSKSETSVGNEITPDMLEDEDEEEEFVVDGEFDEGDVHIKPVYKKPVPMFYSEVDVKLVFKSVTSKYLRKRIVEGGKRSDGRTSEEIRVIDSECGLLPRAHGSALFTRGETQSLAVVTLGDKQMAQRIDILAGVEDVKRFYLQYSFPPSCVGEVGRIGAPSRREIGHGTLAERALEPVLPSEEDFPYTIRVESTITESNGSSSMASVCGGCLALQDAGVPLKSSIAGIAMGLVVDTEEFGGDGTPLILSDITGSEDASGDMDFKVAGNEDGVTAFQMDIKVTGITLSTMKQALMQAKEGRKRILAEMLKCSPPPSKKLSKHAPLILVMKVKPEKVNLIIGSGGKKVKSIIEETGVDSIDTQDNGIVKITARDWASLEKTKAIISNLTMVPVIGDVYRNCKITSIVPYGAFVEIVPGREGLCHISELSPDWLSKPDDAFKVGDQVDVKLIEINEKGQLRLSRKALLPDQGTDKPNENQSTAGETKDSGAPQKYADKSKLRRSSSMPKDKSSEVTFSKRYVGPRKNEPKTSSSELDVASSDSGSALVNGEAQVG; this is encoded by the exons ATGCTAGCGATTAGCAGTAGCTTCCATGGAGGACGACCATTACCACACTCAACGTTTCACAATAATAGACACAATAAATCAACTTCTGTCTCCTCTAATTTCCTCACATCAGCTATCACTAGAagcaataacaacaacaataataaattaaataactcAATTCGCTTCAATGTACGCGCCCTAATTCGCGAATCAGATTCTGCCACGTCATCTCCTTCTTTTCCTAACCGTCATACCGTTAAAATTCCCGTTGGAGATAGATAC ATAACAGTTGAGACTGGTCAAATAGGAAGACAAGCTAGTGGATCTGTTATTGTAAGAGATGGAGAAACG ATCATCTACACGTCTGTTTGTATGTCTGATGTTCCAAGCGAGCCTTCTGACTTTTTCCCTATGTCTGTAAATTATCAAGAGCGTTTTTCAGCTGCTGGTAGAACCAG TGGAGGATTTTTTAAGCGGGAGGGAAGGACGAAGGACCATGAG GTACTTATATGTAGACTAATTGACAGGCCATTGAGGCCAACCATGCTAAAGGGCTTCTATCATGAAACTCAGATACTATCTTGG GTTTTGAGTTATGATGGCCTGCACCCCCCAGATTCTCTAGCTGTTACTGCAGCTGGAATTGCGGT AGCCCTCTCAGAAGTGCCAAATACAAACACTATAGCAGGAGTTCGAATTGGTTTGATTGGTGATAAGTTTATTGTGAATCCAACAACCTTGGAGATGGAAGATTCAAAACTGGACTTATTGATGGCGGGATCAGAAAGAGGGATATTAATGATAGAG GGTTACTGTGACTTTCTTCCTGAAGAGAAGTTGATTCAAGCGATAGAAGTTGGACAG GATGCTGTGCGAGCTATCTGCAAAGAGGTGGACAATTTGGTAAAGAAGTGTGGGAAACCCAAAATGCTTGATTCAATTAAGTTACCTCCACCTGAGCTGTATAAACATGTTGAA GAAATTGCAGGTGATGAGTTGGTCAAAGTGCTACAACTCAAAAGCAAAGTACCAAGAAGAAAAGCCCTTTCATTGTTAGAGGAAAAAGTTCTTAGTATACTTACTGAGGAGGGTTATGTAAGCAAAAGTGAAACTTCTGTTGGTAATGAAATAACTCCAGACATGTTGGAGGAtgaagatgaggaagaggaatTTGTGGTTGATGGTGAATTTGATGAGGGTGATGTTCATATTAAGCCAGTTTATAAGAAACCAGTTCCCATG TTTTACTCTGAGGTAGATGTGAAGTTGGTTTTCAAAAGTGTTACATCCAAATACCTGCGAAAACGCATCGTGGAG GGAGGAAAAAGAAGTGATGGCAGAACTTCTGAGGAGATACGTGTCATTGACTCAGAATGTGGGTTACTACCTAGAGCACATGGAAGTGCTCTTTTTACCCGTGGGGAAACTCAG TCATTGGCAGTGGTTACCCTTGGGGACAAACAAATGGCACAAAGAATAGACATCCTGGCAGGTGTAGAAGATGTGAAAAGGTTCTATCTTCAG TATTCATTTCCACCATCTTGTGTTGGGGAAGTTGGGCGAATTGGAGCACCTAGTAGAAGAGAAATTGGTCATGGTACTCTGGCTGAAAGAGCCCTCGAACCTGTGTTGCCTTCAGAAGAAGATTTTCCTTATACTATACGTGTGGAGAGTACCATTACAGAAAGTAATGGATCATCAAG TATGGCATCAGTTTGTGGGGGATGCCTAGCACTGCAAGATGCTGGAGTACCATTAAAGAGCTCTATTGCGGGTATAGCAATGGGCTTGGTTGTGGACACAGAGGAATTTGGGGGAGATGGAACCCCACTTATCTTATCCGACATCACTGGCTCTGAGGATGCTTCTGGAGATATGGATTTTAAG GTTGCTGGGAATGAAGATGGAGTAACCGCATTTCAAATGGATATAAAG GTTACTGGAATTACTTTGTCAACAATGAAGCAAGCATTAATGCAAGCAAAGGAAGGACGTAAACGTAttcttg CTGAGATGCTGAAATGCTCACCTCCCCCGTCAAAGAAGCTTTCTAAGCATGCTCCACTCATTCTTGTTATGAAA GTTAAGCCTGAGAAAGTGAACCTTATTATTGGCTCCGGGGGTAAAAAAGTCAAGAGTATCATTGAAGAGACTGGCGTGGACTCTATCGACACACAAGATAATGGAATA GTCAAAATAACTGCAAGAGATTGGGCAAGCCTAGAAAAGACGAAAGCTATCATTAGTAACTTGACAATGGTCCCAGTTATTGGTGACGTGTATAG GAATTGCAAAATCACATCTATTGTTCCCTATGGAGCTTTCGTTGAGATAGTACCAGGCCGAGAG GGACTTTGTCATATTAGCGAGTTGAGTCCAGATTGGCTGTCAAAACCCGACGAT GCTTTCAAGGTTGGAGACCAGGTTGACGTCAAGCTCATAGAG ATCAATGAAAAAGGTCAACTTCGTCTAAGCCGAAAAGCACTCCTTCCAGATCAGGGCACTGATAAACCAAATGAAAATCAGAGTACAGCTGGTGAGACGAAGGATAGTGGAGCCCCACAAAAATATGCCGATAAAAGTAAGCTTAGAAGAAGTTCAAGCATGCCAAAGGATAAGAGCTCTGAAGTTACATTTTCCAAGAGGTATGTTGGGCCCCGCAAAAATGAGCCAAAAACGAGTAGCAGTGAATTGGATGTTGCATCCAGTGACAGTGGAAGTGCACTAGTTAATGGAGAGGCTCAAGTTGGATAA
- the LOC122605744 gene encoding cation/calcium exchanger 1-like, with product MYVPFYMAIMPFNPTLTILFIISFIVTSSADPITTACTDVRSHDTSRSKCIYIKTHSDCHPKGYINYLQIFYCTLSRFPNLGFILLLLWLVILFYVLSNTASEYFCPAVEHLSKIINLSPALAGTTLLPLGNGSPDVFASIISFTASSDGGDIGINSILGGAIFVTTVVVGVLSLLLSYRRKYVEVDKANFVRDVVFLLFALSSLLVVIIIGKITLWASLLFTSTYIIYICLVSYMHFISIKNKRVTSNTACGQSGQYHDLRLPLLISSPHKDKDVSNKKKVVMLILNVMGLPFYLPRRLTIPLVTKEKWSKPFGVISVGLAPIMLALIFTTQQGKMGSKSSLFICGMSLVIGIALGTCTLVRTSSTMAPQKCLIIWYASGFLMSVTWTYITAEELVSLLQSLGTIIGIKPSILGLTVLAWGNSLGDLTANVAMAIHDGPDGAQIAIAGCFAGPVFNIYMGLGFSFVIASWLDYPAPYMVPVNPYLCETVGFLIVGLLWALVVLPKRQMRLDQTLGGGLLAIYLCFLFIKIARAVGLIDFSTSNSLEVV from the coding sequence ATGTACGTACCTTTCTATATGGCGATTATGCCTTTCAACCCAACTCTCACCATCTTATTCATCATCTCCTTCATCGTCACATCATCCGCAGACCCGATAACCACAGCCTGCACAGACGTACGTAGCCACGACACGTCTCGTTCCAaatgtatatacataaaaacacaCTCTGACTGCCACCCAAAAGGCTACATAAACTACCTTCAAATCTTCTATTGCACATTATCAAGGTTTCCTAACCTTGGTTTCATTCTTCTTCTCCTATGGCTTGTGATACTTTTCTATGTGTTAAGCAACACTGCATCCGAATACTTTTGTCCTGCGGTTGAACACTTGTCTAAAATTATAAACCTCTCCCCTGCTCTTGCAGGAACCACTTTGCTTCCCTTAGGAAACGGCTCACCTGATGTTTTCGCTAGTATTATCTCTTTCACTGCCTCTAGTGACGGTGGAGATATCGGGATTAATAGTATCCTTGGTGGGGCGATATTTGTTACAACTGTTGTTGTTGGAGTTCTTAGCTTGTTACTCTCTTACCGACGAAAATATGTTGAAGTTGATAAAGCAAACTTCGTTAGAGACGTTGTTTTTCTTCTATTCGCTCTCTCAAGTCTACTCGTAGTCATTATAATCGGGAAGATTACTTTATGGGCGTCATTGCTTTTCACTTCTACTTACATTATTTACATTTGTTTAGTTTCTTATATGCATTTTATTAGCATAAAGAACAAGAGGGTGACCTCGAATACAGCTTGTGGACAAAGCGGACAATATCATGATCTCAGACTACCATTACTCATAAGCTCTCCGCATAAAGATAAAGATGTGTCTAACAAAAAGAAGGTTGTTATGTTGATTTTGAATGTTATGGGGTTGCCATTTTATTTACCTAGAAGGCTCACAATACCATTggtaacaaaagaaaaatggtcCAAGCCATTTGGAGTGATTTCAGTGGGATTGGCTCCAATTATGTTGGCTCTTATTTTCACCACACAACAAGGTAAAATGGGTTCAAAAAGTAGCTTGTTCATATGTGGTATGTCATTGGTAATTGGAATTGCTTTAGGGACTTGTACACTTGTTAGGACAAGTAGTACCATGGCACCACAAAAGTGTTTGATTATTTGGTATGCAAGTGGGTTCCTAATGAGTGTTACATGGACATACATCACTGCTGAGGAATTGGTCTCTTTGTTGCAATCACTTGGGACTATTATTGGTATAAAACCTTCAATTTTAGGGCTTACTGTTCTAGCTTGGGGTAACTCACTTGGTGACTTGACAGCCAATGTCGCTATGGCAATACATGATGGGCCCGATGGGGCTCAAATTGCTATAGCGGGCTGTTTTGCTGGGCCCGTGTTTAATATCTATATGGGATTGGGATTTTCGTTTGTTATTGCATCTTGGTTGGATTATCCGGCACCATATATGGTTCCGGTTAACCCTTACTTGTGTGAGACCGTGGGTTTTTTGATTGTTGGTTTGTTATGGGCTCTTGTTGTACTGCCCAAACGGCAAATGCGACTTGATCAAACACTCGGAGGTGGGCTTTTGGCCATTTACTTATGCTTCTTGTTTATTAAGATTGCTAGAGCTGTTGGACTGATTGATTTTTCTACATCCAACTCGTTAGAAGTTGTATAA